One stretch of Streptomyces sp. MMBL 11-1 DNA includes these proteins:
- a CDS encoding cold-shock protein, whose protein sequence is MPTGKVKWFNSEKGFGFLSRDDGGDVFVHSSVLPAGVDALKPGQRVEFGVVAGQRGDQALSVVVLDPTPSVAAAQRRKPDELASIVQDLTTVLENITPQLERGRYPDKASGAKIAGLLRAVADQLDV, encoded by the coding sequence GTGCCCACCGGCAAGGTCAAGTGGTTCAACAGCGAGAAGGGCTTCGGCTTTCTCTCCCGCGACGACGGCGGCGACGTCTTCGTCCACTCGTCGGTTCTCCCTGCCGGAGTCGACGCCCTCAAGCCCGGCCAGCGCGTGGAATTCGGCGTGGTCGCGGGCCAGCGCGGCGACCAGGCCCTTTCCGTGGTGGTCCTCGACCCCACCCCGTCCGTGGCGGCCGCGCAGCGCCGCAAGCCGGACGAGCTCGCGTCGATCGTGCAGGACCTGACGACGGTCCTGGAGAACATCACGCCGCAGCTGGAGCGGGGCCGCTACCCCGACAAGGCCTCCGGCGCGAAGATCGCGGGCCTGCTGAGGGCGGTCGCCGACCAGCTGGACGTATAA
- a CDS encoding histidine kinase — translation MPSYDITRPRFRLADEHVIVLTELATGQPAPEGYGTAREELRRCGLLSGADTLSVLLVPVMKTLIDPVVVVSLESTGRQGTLNHGLIIGQDHVVAHQSWPGEREAEYALVEPKMMVWAIANMVGLQHSGGVTDERPALVETTMETLEEGIGSLADVPADASGEQEREHIRRALASTGNLEGSALVRFADMIGELRSSWRLTAAWRGRDGGEDGVTARGFGVWDCGPLGYWHRELPAEPVAQGQVGPGSPVRLARTDAKRIWGMITDVLPAEGEIRRAGL, via the coding sequence ATGCCTTCGTACGACATCACCCGGCCCCGTTTCCGGCTCGCCGACGAACACGTCATCGTTCTCACCGAGCTGGCGACCGGGCAGCCGGCTCCCGAGGGGTACGGCACGGCCCGCGAGGAACTGCGCCGGTGCGGACTGCTCAGCGGGGCCGACACCCTGTCCGTGCTGCTGGTGCCCGTGATGAAGACGCTCATCGACCCGGTGGTCGTTGTCTCCCTGGAATCCACCGGCCGCCAGGGCACCCTCAACCACGGGCTGATCATCGGCCAGGATCACGTGGTGGCGCACCAGTCCTGGCCCGGCGAGCGAGAGGCCGAGTACGCGCTGGTCGAGCCGAAGATGATGGTCTGGGCCATCGCGAACATGGTGGGCCTCCAGCACTCGGGCGGTGTGACCGATGAGCGTCCGGCTCTCGTCGAAACGACGATGGAGACGTTGGAGGAGGGCATCGGAAGCCTGGCGGACGTCCCCGCCGACGCCTCCGGGGAGCAGGAGCGGGAGCACATCCGCCGTGCCCTGGCGTCGACCGGGAATCTGGAGGGGTCGGCGCTCGTCCGCTTCGCGGACATGATCGGCGAGCTGCGGTCGAGCTGGCGGCTGACGGCGGCCTGGCGTGGCCGCGACGGCGGCGAGGACGGCGTCACGGCCCGTGGCTTCGGCGTCTGGGACTGCGGACCGCTGGGGTACTGGCACCGTGAGCTGCCCGCCGAACCGGTGGCGCAGGGACAGGTGGGTCCCGGCAGTCCGGTACGTCTGGCCCGGACCGACGCGAAGCGGATCTGGGGAATGATCACGGACGTTCTGCCGGCCGAGGGCGAGATCAGGAGGGCGGGGCTCTAG
- a CDS encoding 1,4-dihydroxy-6-naphthoate synthase, producing the protein MTTEANPDPIEIAFSPCPNDTFVFDAWAHGRVPGAPAPAVTFADIDVTNGMAERGELDVLKVSYAVLPWVLDDYALLPCGGALGRGCGPLVLTKELGLDLTGRTVAVPSERSTAYLLFRLWAAEMVPGGVGEVVVMPFDEIMPAVRDGKVDAGLVIHEARFTYRNFGLHNLADMGRHWEDTTGLPIPLGAIIAKRSLGEETLRRLADTIRSSVRLAWDHPEVSRPYVLEHAQEMDPAVADQHIGLYVNEFTADLGEDGYAAIRGLLTRAAAEGLVPPLGPDALAFPPAG; encoded by the coding sequence ATGACCACTGAAGCGAACCCGGACCCGATCGAGATCGCCTTCTCCCCCTGCCCCAACGACACCTTCGTCTTCGACGCCTGGGCGCACGGCAGGGTCCCCGGCGCGCCCGCGCCCGCCGTGACCTTCGCCGACATCGACGTCACCAACGGCATGGCCGAGCGCGGTGAGCTGGACGTCCTGAAGGTGTCCTACGCCGTGCTGCCGTGGGTGCTCGACGACTACGCGCTGCTGCCGTGCGGCGGGGCGCTGGGCCGGGGCTGCGGTCCGCTGGTCCTCACCAAGGAGCTGGGCCTCGACCTGACCGGCCGGACCGTCGCCGTGCCGAGCGAGCGCTCGACGGCGTACCTGCTGTTCCGGCTCTGGGCGGCCGAGATGGTGCCGGGCGGCGTCGGCGAGGTCGTGGTGATGCCGTTCGACGAGATCATGCCCGCCGTACGGGACGGCAAGGTCGACGCCGGCCTGGTCATCCACGAGGCCCGTTTCACGTACCGGAACTTCGGTCTGCACAACCTCGCCGACATGGGCCGGCACTGGGAGGACACCACGGGACTCCCGATCCCCCTCGGCGCGATCATCGCCAAACGCTCCCTCGGCGAGGAGACCCTGCGACGCCTGGCCGACACGATCCGCAGCTCGGTCCGGCTGGCCTGGGACCACCCGGAGGTCTCCCGGCCCTACGTCCTGGAGCACGCCCAGGAGATGGACCCGGCCGTGGCGGACCAGCACATCGGGCTGTACGTGAACGAGTTCACCGCCGACCTCGGCGAGGACGGCTACGCGGCGATCCGCGGCCTGCTGACCCGCGCGGCGGCCGAGGGACTGGTACCGCCGCTGGGCCCGGACGCGCTGGCGTTTCCCCCTGCCGGCTGA
- a CDS encoding futalosine hydrolase encodes MRVLVVTAVPVERDAVTRAFGGTPETVALPGGELHRAGAFDVLAGGAGPAAAAAATAFALASASAPYGLVVSAGIGGAFTPLTPLGSLVVASGIVAADLGADTPGGFLPVTALGFGRDRFAPPPALVRRVAAATGGAAGPVLTVSTVTGTAERAGDLLAAHPGALAEAMEGFGVAEAAARADVPALELRAVSNAVGPRDRDAWRIGDALAALTDAFGKSALVLEGWNRHDH; translated from the coding sequence GTGCGTGTGCTGGTCGTGACCGCTGTCCCCGTGGAACGGGACGCGGTCACGCGTGCGTTCGGGGGCACGCCGGAGACCGTGGCGCTGCCGGGGGGCGAGCTGCACCGCGCCGGTGCGTTCGACGTCCTGGCGGGCGGTGCGGGCCCGGCCGCCGCCGCGGCGGCCACCGCCTTCGCGCTGGCGTCGGCGTCCGCGCCGTACGGGCTCGTCGTCTCCGCCGGGATCGGCGGGGCGTTCACCCCGTTGACGCCGCTCGGCTCGCTGGTGGTGGCGAGCGGCATCGTGGCCGCCGACCTGGGCGCCGACACCCCGGGCGGTTTCCTGCCGGTCACCGCGCTCGGCTTCGGCCGGGACCGCTTCGCCCCGCCGCCCGCGCTCGTACGGCGGGTGGCTGCCGCGACGGGCGGCGCCGCGGGGCCCGTGCTCACCGTCTCCACCGTGACCGGCACCGCCGAACGCGCCGGGGACCTCCTCGCCGCGCACCCGGGGGCGCTGGCCGAGGCGATGGAGGGCTTCGGGGTCGCGGAGGCCGCGGCCCGGGCCGATGTGCCCGCACTGGAGCTGCGGGCCGTGTCGAACGCCGTGGGCCCCCGTGACCGGGACGCCTGGCGCATCGGCGACGCGCTGGCGGCGCTCACGGACGCGTTCGGGAAGAGCGCACTCGTACTGGAAGGTTGGAACCGGCATGACCACTGA
- a CDS encoding DUF2771 domain-containing protein, with amino-acid sequence MTVAFFSGKGRRIGVALGAVSAGLLVLSACDKPTPLATVTVGSDSVNSEAACYNDGDAIKESLIQGCLNKKAEKTIKVSMDDKVRFGVDPEIAENGWTLFINGQQAEQEPYEKTYRTIPGSAFFASQMGKPSEKTNISIVETKGKKLTGIWQFELKKD; translated from the coding sequence ATGACCGTTGCGTTCTTCTCCGGTAAGGGCCGTCGAATCGGCGTCGCTCTTGGTGCCGTGTCCGCGGGACTCCTTGTCCTGTCCGCCTGCGACAAGCCGACGCCGCTCGCCACCGTGACGGTCGGCAGCGACTCGGTGAACAGCGAGGCCGCCTGCTACAACGACGGCGATGCGATCAAGGAGTCCCTGATCCAGGGCTGCCTGAACAAGAAGGCCGAGAAGACCATCAAGGTCTCCATGGACGACAAGGTCCGCTTCGGCGTCGACCCCGAGATCGCCGAGAACGGCTGGACGCTCTTCATCAACGGCCAGCAGGCCGAGCAGGAGCCGTACGAGAAGACCTACCGGACGATCCCCGGCAGCGCCTTCTTCGCCAGCCAGATGGGCAAGCCGTCCGAGAAGACGAACATCTCCATCGTGGAGACCAAGGGCAAGAAGCTCACGGGCATCTGGCAGTTCGAGCTCAAGAAGGACTGA
- a CDS encoding MFS transporter, whose product MTAARSHDGPGPLRRAGRATGRALRAPFTGTARGIRRATHAHGAGESGLGKLIELHAVNGAGDVMITVALASTVFFSVPTDEARGRVALYLAITMAPFTLLAPVIGPLLDRLPHGRRAAMAGAMLARALLAITMSGAVATGGLELYPAALGVLVSSKAYGVVRSAVVPRLLPPKFSLVKANSRVTLAGLLATGVAAPIGAGLQTIGSAWPLYGACAIFVAGTFLAFTLPPKVDSAKGERRARLIDPHHEEAVPGPAPGKGSTRAGLRGRGNGEKPARERPPGLRSVGGSVLHGLQANAAHRALSGFLIFFLAFLLREHPLAGQSAAVSLGIVGVAAGVGNACGTAVGSWLRARGPEVIIATVLGLALSVAVLTAVFFSTVLVAALGAVAGFTQALSKLSLDAMIQRDVPEEVRTSAFARSETLLQMAWVAGGGIGIALPLNAVLGMSVAAGILALGAATSVRGLLGTARRGTPHPRAA is encoded by the coding sequence GTGACTGCCGCCAGGTCGCACGACGGTCCCGGCCCGCTCCGCAGGGCGGGACGGGCGACGGGCCGTGCCCTGCGCGCCCCGTTCACCGGCACGGCGCGCGGTATCCGCAGGGCGACGCACGCCCACGGCGCGGGCGAATCCGGCCTCGGAAAACTGATCGAACTGCACGCGGTGAACGGCGCGGGCGATGTCATGATCACGGTCGCCCTCGCCTCCACGGTCTTCTTCTCGGTGCCCACGGACGAGGCGCGGGGCAGGGTGGCCCTCTATCTCGCCATCACCATGGCTCCCTTCACCCTCCTCGCCCCGGTGATCGGCCCGCTCCTGGACCGGCTGCCGCACGGCCGCCGCGCCGCGATGGCGGGCGCGATGCTGGCCCGTGCGCTGCTGGCGATCACCATGTCGGGCGCGGTCGCCACGGGAGGCCTGGAGCTGTATCCGGCCGCGCTGGGCGTCCTGGTCTCCTCGAAGGCGTACGGCGTGGTGCGCAGCGCGGTCGTGCCACGCCTGCTGCCACCCAAGTTTTCCCTGGTGAAGGCCAATTCCCGGGTCACCCTGGCCGGGCTGCTGGCCACCGGGGTGGCGGCCCCGATCGGGGCCGGCCTCCAGACCATCGGCTCGGCCTGGCCGCTCTACGGCGCCTGCGCGATCTTCGTCGCGGGCACCTTCCTCGCCTTCACCCTGCCGCCCAAGGTCGACTCCGCGAAGGGCGAGCGCCGGGCGCGGCTGATCGACCCGCACCACGAGGAGGCCGTGCCGGGGCCCGCCCCCGGCAAGGGCAGCACCCGCGCCGGCCTCCGCGGGCGCGGCAACGGGGAGAAGCCGGCCAGGGAACGGCCGCCGGGTCTGCGGTCCGTCGGCGGGTCCGTCCTGCACGGGCTCCAGGCCAACGCCGCGCACCGGGCCCTCTCCGGCTTCCTCATCTTCTTCCTGGCGTTCCTGCTGCGGGAGCACCCGCTGGCCGGGCAGAGCGCGGCCGTCTCGCTCGGCATCGTCGGCGTGGCGGCGGGCGTCGGCAACGCCTGCGGCACGGCGGTGGGCTCCTGGCTCCGGGCGCGCGGCCCCGAGGTCATCATCGCGACGGTGCTGGGGCTCGCGCTGAGCGTGGCGGTCCTGACCGCGGTCTTCTTCTCCACCGTGCTGGTCGCCGCGCTCGGCGCGGTCGCCGGGTTCACCCAGGCCCTGTCCAAGCTGTCGCTCGACGCGATGATCCAGCGGGACGTGCCCGAGGAGGTCCGCACCTCCGCGTTCGCCCGGTCCGAGACGTTGCTCCAGATGGCGTGGGTGGCCGGCGGCGGCATCGGCATCGCCCTGCCGCTCAACGCGGTGCTCGGGATGTCGGTCGCCGCGGGCATTCTCGCGCTCGGCGCGGCCACGTCCGTACGGGGCCTCCTGGGCACCGCGCGGCGCGGCACGCCGCACCCCCGCGCGGCATGA
- a CDS encoding DUF3027 domain-containing protein produces the protein MCAEAVDLARAAAEEAAAPGVIGEHIGLVSEGDRVVTHYFEAREPGYRGWRWAVTVARASRAKNVTLDETVLLPGDDALLAPEWVPWSERLRPGDMGPGDLLPTEAEDLRLEPGWTGEDEPPPNSVVSEELAQLADSEDAELTDRPVAATSRGSIAAVAEELGTRRARVLSRYGLYAAADRWDEAFGPKTPMAQAAPATCVSCAFLIPMAGSLKQAFGVCANEFGPADGHVVSLAYGCGGHSEAAVMPVPPKPAPHAMDTMRVDTYALRPERDGGSVPDEADGASEGLGHS, from the coding sequence CTGTGTGCCGAGGCGGTGGACCTCGCGCGCGCGGCTGCGGAGGAGGCCGCCGCGCCCGGTGTGATCGGTGAGCACATCGGCCTGGTCTCCGAGGGGGACCGGGTCGTCACCCACTACTTCGAGGCCAGGGAGCCCGGGTACCGGGGCTGGCGCTGGGCGGTGACGGTGGCGCGGGCCTCCCGCGCGAAGAACGTCACCCTGGACGAGACGGTGCTGCTGCCGGGGGACGACGCGCTCCTGGCGCCGGAGTGGGTGCCGTGGAGCGAGCGGCTGCGCCCCGGCGACATGGGCCCCGGCGACCTGCTGCCCACCGAGGCGGAGGACCTGCGGCTGGAGCCCGGCTGGACCGGCGAGGACGAGCCGCCGCCGAACTCCGTGGTCTCCGAGGAGCTGGCGCAGCTGGCCGACTCCGAGGACGCGGAGCTGACGGACCGGCCGGTGGCCGCCACCAGCCGGGGGTCCATCGCCGCGGTCGCGGAGGAGCTGGGTACGCGCCGGGCGCGGGTGCTGTCCCGGTACGGTCTGTACGCGGCGGCCGACCGCTGGGACGAGGCGTTCGGCCCGAAGACGCCGATGGCCCAGGCGGCCCCGGCGACGTGCGTCAGCTGCGCGTTCCTGATCCCGATGGCGGGCTCCCTGAAACAGGCCTTCGGGGTGTGCGCGAACGAGTTCGGCCCGGCGGACGGGCATGTGGTGTCGCTGGCGTACGGCTGCGGCGGGCACTCGGAGGCCGCGGTGATGCCGGTGCCGCCGAAACCGGCTCCGCACGCGATGGACACGATGCGGGTGGACACGTATGCGCTGCGGCCGGAGCGGGACGGGGGCTCCGTGCCGGACGAGGCGGACGGGGCGTCCGAGGGCCTCGGCCACTCCTGA
- a CDS encoding sacsin N-terminal ATP-binding-like domain-containing protein encodes MKATEGADPFGTARLRRGVLDAWGAGPARFREDANAEEDLALGGYRDRLVVELAQNAADAAARARVPGRLRLTLHPAAPGDPDDRCVLAAANTGAPLDATGVESLSTLRASAKREGHESSVGRFGVGFAAVLAVSDEPAVLGLHGGVRWSLAEARELARQAAVGSPGLGDELRRRDGHVPLLRLPLPAEGSAPEGYDTVVVLPLRDGTAEDLVARLLAAVDDALLLTLPGLDEVVIETPDGTRTLSRSAHGPYTHIDDSARGLGRWRTVLHHGPIEPALLADRPVEERLRPHWSVTWAVPVDGTGAPLHPRTAPVVHAPTPTDEPLGIPALLIASLPLDTARRHPAPGPLTDFLVERAADAYAELLGSWRPVSTGTIDLVPGPLGKGGLDGALRGAILARLPRVAFLEPAAPRDPEAGQSWADDDWDREDRDVATDAPDTGALRPVEAEVVEGVGAETVRVLAEVLPCLLPAGLERRTELRTLGVARVPLTEAIDRLAGLERDPAWWHRLYDSLAGTDPDRLTGLPVPLAGDPDAERAGRPPRTTIGPRQVLLPLPDALTGPVLARLSRLGLKVAHPDAAHPLLEKLGALPATPRAVLRTPQVRAAVAGSLEAGEIWDEDALDGDELAETVLTLVRDAELAPGDEPWLGALALPDEDGEPAPAGELVLPGSAFAQIMREGELALTEQELADRWGEGPLTACGVLATFALVRATDVVLDPDELEPCDSDFAEPDDAGLLDAVDVWCEDLLDQLPETPVPPVATEIVAVRDLDLVDDDAWPQALAMLAKPPLRDALTQPVRVLLPDGTTQSVRPYTAWWLRDHPVLDGRRPAGLRAAGGDPRLAGLYDAVDATGFDDAQVLRALGVRTSVAALLDEPGGAAELLGRLADEDRPVTPVQLHALYTALAELDPDRVTLPDELRAVVDGDVAVVDAADAVIADAPDVLPLTEGLPLLPVAPSRAAELAELLQVRRLGETIEAGVTSEGEEHRVPEPVRVLLGSGTPDTYVEHTELRAGGVELDWRRTPDGVVHAATLEGVAAGLAWAAGQWPRRFEVAALLEDPSRTKELARDRWFD; translated from the coding sequence ATGAAGGCGACCGAGGGGGCCGATCCGTTCGGGACGGCACGGCTGCGGCGCGGCGTGCTCGACGCCTGGGGTGCCGGGCCCGCCCGGTTCCGGGAGGACGCCAACGCCGAGGAGGACCTCGCGCTCGGCGGCTACCGCGACCGCCTCGTCGTCGAGCTGGCCCAGAACGCCGCCGACGCCGCCGCCCGCGCCCGCGTCCCCGGCAGGCTCCGCCTCACCCTGCACCCCGCGGCCCCCGGCGACCCGGACGACCGCTGCGTGCTGGCCGCCGCGAACACCGGCGCGCCGCTCGACGCCACCGGTGTGGAGTCCCTGAGCACCCTGCGGGCCTCCGCCAAGCGCGAGGGCCACGAGTCCTCCGTCGGCCGCTTCGGCGTCGGGTTCGCCGCCGTCCTCGCGGTCAGCGACGAGCCCGCCGTGCTCGGCCTCCACGGCGGTGTGCGCTGGTCCCTGGCCGAGGCGCGCGAACTGGCCCGCCAGGCGGCCGTCGGCAGCCCCGGCCTCGGGGACGAGCTGCGCCGCCGCGACGGACACGTACCGCTGCTGCGCCTGCCGCTGCCCGCCGAGGGCTCCGCGCCCGAGGGGTACGACACCGTCGTCGTGCTGCCGCTGCGCGACGGCACCGCCGAGGACCTGGTGGCCCGGCTGCTGGCCGCCGTGGACGACGCGCTGCTGCTCACCCTGCCCGGCCTGGACGAGGTCGTCATCGAGACCCCGGACGGGACGCGGACCCTGAGCCGTTCGGCCCACGGCCCGTACACGCACATCGACGACTCCGCACGCGGTCTGGGCCGCTGGCGCACCGTGCTCCACCACGGGCCCATCGAGCCCGCCCTGCTCGCCGACCGCCCGGTCGAGGAGCGGCTGCGCCCGCACTGGTCGGTGACCTGGGCGGTCCCGGTCGACGGGACGGGCGCCCCGCTCCACCCCCGTACCGCCCCCGTCGTGCACGCCCCGACGCCCACCGACGAACCGCTCGGCATCCCCGCCCTGCTCATCGCCTCCCTCCCGCTGGACACCGCCCGCAGGCACCCCGCGCCGGGGCCGCTGACCGACTTCCTGGTGGAGCGGGCGGCCGACGCGTACGCGGAGCTGCTGGGCTCCTGGCGGCCCGTGTCGACCGGGACCATCGACCTGGTGCCGGGGCCGCTGGGCAAGGGCGGCCTGGACGGGGCCCTGCGCGGGGCGATCCTGGCCCGGCTGCCCCGGGTCGCGTTCCTGGAGCCCGCCGCGCCCCGGGACCCCGAGGCCGGGCAGAGCTGGGCGGACGACGACTGGGACCGCGAGGACCGGGACGTCGCCACCGACGCCCCCGACACCGGCGCCCTGCGGCCCGTGGAGGCCGAGGTCGTCGAGGGCGTCGGGGCCGAAACCGTACGGGTCCTCGCCGAGGTGCTGCCCTGTCTGCTGCCCGCGGGCCTGGAGCGGCGCACCGAGCTGCGCACCCTCGGCGTCGCCCGCGTCCCCCTGACCGAGGCCATCGACCGCCTCGCCGGTCTGGAGCGCGACCCCGCCTGGTGGCACCGGCTCTACGACAGCCTCGCCGGCACCGACCCGGACCGGCTCACCGGCCTCCCGGTCCCGCTCGCCGGTGATCCGGACGCCGAGCGGGCGGGCCGCCCGCCGCGCACCACGATCGGACCGCGCCAGGTCCTGCTGCCGCTTCCGGACGCGCTCACCGGCCCCGTCCTCGCCCGGCTCTCCCGCCTCGGCCTCAAGGTCGCCCACCCGGACGCCGCGCACCCGCTGCTGGAGAAGCTCGGGGCCCTGCCCGCCACACCGCGCGCCGTGCTGAGGACCCCTCAGGTCCGGGCGGCCGTCGCCGGTTCGCTGGAGGCGGGGGAGATCTGGGACGAGGACGCGCTCGACGGCGACGAGCTGGCCGAGACCGTGCTCACCCTCGTCCGGGACGCCGAGCTGGCCCCCGGCGACGAGCCCTGGCTCGGCGCGCTCGCGCTCCCCGACGAGGACGGCGAACCGGCCCCGGCGGGTGAACTCGTCCTGCCCGGGAGCGCGTTCGCGCAGATCATGCGCGAGGGGGAACTCGCCCTCACCGAACAGGAGTTGGCCGACCGCTGGGGCGAAGGCCCGCTCACCGCCTGCGGGGTGCTCGCCACCTTCGCCCTCGTACGGGCCACCGACGTCGTCCTTGACCCGGACGAACTGGAGCCCTGCGACAGCGACTTCGCCGAACCCGACGACGCCGGGCTGCTGGACGCGGTGGACGTCTGGTGCGAGGACCTCCTCGACCAGCTGCCGGAGACCCCCGTGCCGCCCGTCGCCACCGAGATCGTCGCCGTACGGGATCTGGACCTGGTCGACGACGACGCCTGGCCGCAGGCGCTCGCGATGCTGGCGAAGCCGCCGCTGCGCGACGCGCTGACGCAGCCGGTGCGGGTGCTGCTGCCGGACGGGACGACGCAGTCCGTGCGCCCGTACACCGCGTGGTGGCTGCGGGACCACCCCGTGCTGGACGGCCGCCGCCCGGCCGGACTGCGCGCGGCCGGCGGCGACCCCCGGCTGGCCGGGCTGTACGACGCGGTGGACGCGACCGGCTTCGACGACGCCCAGGTGCTGCGGGCCCTCGGGGTGCGCACCTCGGTGGCGGCCCTCCTGGACGAGCCGGGCGGCGCGGCCGAACTGCTGGGCCGGCTCGCCGACGAGGACCGCCCCGTCACCCCCGTACAACTGCACGCGCTCTACACGGCGCTGGCCGAACTGGACCCGGACCGGGTGACGTTGCCGGACGAGCTGCGCGCGGTGGTGGACGGGGACGTGGCGGTGGTCGACGCGGCGGACGCCGTGATCGCGGACGCCCCGGACGTGCTGCCGCTGACGGAGGGCCTGCCCCTGCTCCCCGTAGCCCCGTCCCGCGCCGCCGAGCTGGCCGAGCTGCTCCAGGTGCGGCGGCTCGGGGAGACGATCGAGGCCGGCGTGACGAGCGAGGGCGAGGAACACCGCGTACCGGAGCCGGTCCGCGTCCTGCTCGGTTCCGGCACCCCGGACACGTACGTCGAGCACACCGAACTCCGTGCGGGCGGCGTCGAACTGGACTGGCGCCGCACCCCGGACGGCGTCGTCCACGCCGCGACCCTGGAGGGCGTGGCGGCCGGCCTGGCCTGGGCGGCGGGTCAGTGGCCCCGCCGCTTCGAGGTCGCGGCCCTGCTGGAGGACCCGTCCCGGACGAAGGAGCTGGCCCGGGACCGCTGGTTCGACTGA
- a CDS encoding calcium-binding protein — protein MRIRATVAAVTGALALSALAVPAVQADEKPDAGLSVPSGADVFASEPGAPAAEARAAKAAETPVIKKVVVNGGEDIVVGTQSKKKFTIAVTASSPSGIADADAYLWHGHIDEVDGFLGTTQSATCKVSADPTTSTCTVSITVDPRSDDLYTSSLAGTWKVAVGALADTGSDYDFIWNDTQAKTRVQRFSKLTVNASPEPVKKGKTITVTGKLTRANWDTNTYKGYTKQPVKLQFKKKGAKSYTTVKTVRTSSTGTLKTTVKASADGYWRYSFGGTSTTPAVSAKGDFLDVK, from the coding sequence ATGCGTATTCGTGCCACCGTGGCCGCCGTTACCGGCGCCCTGGCCCTTTCCGCTCTCGCAGTACCGGCCGTCCAGGCCGACGAGAAGCCCGACGCCGGTCTGAGCGTGCCGTCCGGCGCCGACGTCTTCGCCTCCGAGCCCGGCGCGCCCGCCGCCGAGGCCCGCGCCGCCAAGGCGGCCGAGACGCCCGTCATCAAGAAGGTCGTCGTCAACGGCGGCGAGGACATCGTGGTTGGCACGCAGTCCAAGAAGAAGTTCACCATCGCGGTCACCGCCTCGTCGCCGTCCGGCATCGCCGACGCGGACGCCTACCTGTGGCACGGTCACATCGACGAGGTCGACGGTTTCCTCGGCACCACGCAGTCGGCCACGTGCAAGGTCTCGGCCGACCCGACCACCTCCACGTGCACCGTCTCGATCACGGTCGACCCGCGATCCGACGACCTCTACACGAGCAGCCTCGCCGGCACCTGGAAGGTCGCCGTCGGAGCGCTCGCGGACACCGGCAGCGACTATGACTTCATCTGGAACGACACCCAGGCCAAGACACGTGTCCAGCGCTTCTCCAAGCTGACCGTCAACGCCTCCCCGGAGCCCGTGAAGAAGGGCAAGACCATCACGGTCACCGGCAAGCTGACGCGCGCCAACTGGGACACCAACACGTACAAGGGCTACACCAAGCAGCCTGTGAAGCTCCAGTTCAAGAAGAAGGGCGCCAAGAGCTACACGACGGTCAAGACCGTCAGGACGAGCTCGACCGGCACCCTCAAGACCACTGTCAAGGCCTCGGCCGACGGCTACTGGCGCTACAGCTTCGGCGGTACGTCCACCACCCCGGCCGTCTCGGCCAAGGGCGACTTCCTCGACGTGAAGTAG